The sequence CCACCATGGAGGAGGTGGGGAAGAGCTTGTACCAGCCCACGGCCAGGGTGGTCAAGTCCAGCTCCTCCAGTAGCACGCGAGCCACACCCATGAACTGCTTCCGCTCCATCCGCCCGTAGTTCCCCCACACGATCACCTGCGGGGCAAGAGACACAGTGGTTCAAATCCTGCCAGTGCCACTCACAGGCCGAGAAGCAGAACCTGGGTCGCCCCCATGCCCAATCCATCTCAGTCCTGTGATTTCTACCTCCTTAAAATTGCAATTCCTCAACAGGCCCTTCTTATCACAGGCACCACACCAAGCCCCTGCCTCCAGAGGCTggtgacggtgatggtgacggtgatgatgGCAATGGGTAGAACACTTGCTGTAGGCAAAACTGCAAATACTTTTCCTGCACACAGCACACATTCCACTGGCACCAGAATGTTATCAGGTAGGTACCGTTAGGGTCCCCactttatggatgaagaaactgagggtcagaaGGGAACTTGTTCAAAGTTGCACAGCAAGTTGTAGAGCTCAGTTCAGCCACAGTGAACTGAGGGCCTCACCTATTTCCTCCAGGCGAGGCCCTCCAGAGACACCCCCCGCCAGGGGTGCCCGCCTGTCATTCTGGTCCTGTGCATGTGTGCTCGTGCACACACGCGTGAGCGCACTAATGCCCCTCACCTGGAGGACTTTGCCCTGGGGACTCTCGGGAAACAGCAGCACCTGGTTATACAGTGGGTCCAGCGACTTGCGAGCGACTTTGGTCTTCTTCTTGGCAATGCAGACGCCATTCTCTAGCAGGTAGGCCTTGATATAGGCCGCTGGGGACAGAGGCCAGCAGGGGTGAGTTCTAGTTGGCCCTCAAATGGTGGGCAAAGGGTGCAACAGAGGGAGGCCGCCCACCCTCTGCTGGAGATAGGTGTGCCCCCATGGGGTCTGGGGAGGACGCACCAGGACACATGGGGGGTGGGCATTTGGGGGCAGCAGGTACAGCGGGGCTTGGGTGCAGCCTGCCCCACCTTCTCTGGTGGTCCTCACTGTCTCCCCTTCCTTTGCTCACTCGCTCACCTGTTTCCTCCCTCAGTCCGTGACGTGCCCACCCTCTCCCTGGCTTATGCGTCCATCTGCGGACCCACTCACTCACCAAGCCTGAGCACCTACTGCAGGCCAAAAACTGCTAGGCACTGGGGTATAACAATAAGCAGGAAAGATGGTTCCTGCCGAGCTCTTACCACTGGGCACCATGTGTCCAGTGGAGGAGAGGAACAAGGTCAACAGACAATCTCAACTGGCTCCCCAAACAAACCCTAAACTACCAGTTCCACATATTAGAGTTGGGACGGGGGTCCCCACAGTTGGGCCCAATTTTCTCTCTTCAAGGCCCTCGGTACCCATCAGGATATCCTCCCTGACCTCCACCCCAACCCTGCAGGGGAGGGTAGGCCCCAGACCTGGCAGTGTCTTGGAGCCTGGCTTGGCTGTCAGTCCCCGGGCCTGGATAATGTCCACTTCCAGCTGACCGTTCCGCTCCTGCAAGCCAATCTCCACATCCCCTGCAAGAGGCACCAAGAGATGAGACTGGGAAATGGCTCAGAAGCTCAAGCTGGGACTCAGCTCTTCCCCTCTACTTAGAGCTGAAACCCCCTTCCCCTGCTCCCAGCTCAGGATAAGACCAGAACCAACTCCCACCAAGTGCCTAGGCTCTGCTGAGGGCTTGAGAGTGTGCCCTGGGCCCTAGGTGGCATGCGCAGAAGATGGATCAACAcgcagaggggaaggagggagagatgcTGGGCTTCCAGTGTGACCCCCCACCTCCCATAGTCCATTTGAAACCAGCCTTGGGGCACTCACCCATGGGTGTGGTGGCCAGCGTCTGGCGGCCCACAAACTGTGCTGGCCCCATGCTTCCCAGAAAGTCACTGAACTGGGCATCCGATGCCAGGCAAACTCCTCCATAGTTAAGGCTGCGAGAGGAAAAGATGAGACAAAGCACACGTTCCCAGTGGTTGACTGACAACTCTGGACTCAGGCAGTCAACCTCCATGAAATGGATATGCTGAGACTTCCCTCTTGGGATGGAGATAAGGTTTACCCAGTATCTGGCTCATGTGGTTTCGTGCCTTGATACTCAAAATGTGGTTCAGAGaccaacagcatcagcatcacctgggaactaaTTAGATCCATAGAACTGCAgcccactccacccccagctgctgaatcagaatctgaattttaacgTGAGCCACAGATGATGCCCTTGCACGTGGAAGTGTGAGCTGTACTGCACGGGGCTCTGGACTCTGAGGGGTGCATTTCTTGCTGCTGCTTGGCCACCTAATACTCACTTCCCCTTCCTCTGGTAACAACATCTCAAATTTTCTTTGTGGAGCCCCCTCCCCATGGCACATGATCACAGTGGGGTGGAGGGAACAGCTCCTAAGACTGGGTCTCCAGCTCAGCCTGGCCAATCAGGGCATCCCTTCCCCTTGGCCAGTGATCGGCTCAGAGACAGGCATGTGGCCCAGTTCATCCAACAAGAATCAGGCCTGGAAGCTTTGTTGAACTATGGGGAGTGAGACGGTCTCATTCCCACCAGACTTGAGCCTGAGATGCAGGACTGGAGCTTCTGGTGCTATGTGGCTACCATCTGGATCCCGAGAACAAAACCATCAAAATGACAGCATTGTGTGAGCTCCTGGATCAAGCTCTGCCTGAAGCAAGCTACTTCATCTTTTGGTTACATTAAGTCAAtatcaacagcaacaacaaagataattttattattttacttaagacAGCTTGAGTAAGTTCTCCCCACTCCCTTCACTTCTCTAAGTGTCtctttcccatctgtgaaatgggaataataatgttCCCATCTCTTAGGTCTGTTGTATTAAGTGCGATGAGGCACTAAGTACCATGCCTGATGTGCCCCTGTTATCCTGAGGACCAAAGCACTTGCAACCCATTTTCTCATCTGATCCTCACCACAACcacaggaggtttttttttttgttttttttgttttttgagacagagtctcactctgttgcccagtctggagtgcagtggcacagtcttggctcactgcagcttcgaactcctgggtttaaccgattctcatgcctcagcctcccaagtagctgggaatacagatgtgtatcaccacatccagcaaattgttgtgtttttagtagagacagagtttcatcacattggccaggctggtctcgaacccctggcctcacgtgatccacccacctcgacctcccaaagtgctgggattacaggggtgagccaccacacctagcccaaGAGGTTGGCTTTTGATCTTTATCACCATCATTTAGGTAAGAAACACATCTGCCGAGCAAAATGGTGACCCTATTCCCTGGCCAGAGCTGATGCATACAGAGTTAGAGGCTTAACCCAAGTCAGGCCAATCAAAACCTCTCTCTGGGAACTAAAAAACAGAATCCTGGAGACTAAAAGTCACAAGAATGGCCTGCCCTCATGCAAAACCCATAAACTCTACTCGCTACCCAGTCCCAGCTGCCCAATTCTTCCCTGAGCCATGTGAGGTCCCCCcgtattctgtttttatttaagtTATCTGCAGAGCTAATGGCAGAATATTCAGCCTGAGtgcttttccttttcctgatTTCCTAATACCCCTGGCCTGCTTTCCCCATTCAGACAGTAGCCAGGGTGTCCTATGTTTGCTGCCTCAGAGAAGGAATGACCCAGCAGGAGGTAGACAGCAAGAGACTTGGGCTCCTGACTTTTCAGTTCCAAATCTAAGAAACAGACTTGAAAGAATAGGTACAAAACTAGGCTATCCTGCCCCGAAACAGACATATCCTCAGCCTGGGAGAGCAGAGGAAGTCAGGCAAGGAGGGAAGATTGCTGAGATGCTGCAGGATCCTTGAGGAGGGTCTGCAGTCCCCAGCTGGTGAGTGCTGGGGGAGACAGAAAACTCCAGAGAGGCTGGGGGGATCTGAAAGCAGAGGAGACTTGCACCCACCCTGCTTATTGGGTGGAGCTAAGAAAAGGGCAGAACACTCTAGAGAAATGGCTGCTTGGGCATCTTGTCAAGTGAGCCCCTGGGAGATCTCTGAGGCTCGCTGTATGTCCCTCCACACCCTAAAGAGGAAAGTATGATCCAGGTGCACTGGACGGAAGGGCAGATTCAGTGTCCTGGTGGTCTGGGCATAGAGAAGTAGCTGAGACCGATGGGAAACAATGACCAGGGAGCAGACAGTAAGATCACGTTCCAGGAGACAGCAGAATGACAGATGATGACTGAGGAACACATACTCTGTGCCCAGTGTCTGAGCACCACAATAATAGCAGCCCATGCTACTGGACATGAGCCCTCACTGACATCCAGCTGGTACACCAGGTGTTATGGCCAGCGTCCATATgatctattcattcatccaacaaatgtttactgagcacataCTATATACACTCATTGTGTCCAGGCACTATTCTGGACACTTGGAACATGTCAGTGAACAGTGATTCCTGCCCTTGAGGTGCTTAGATTCTAGTGACATATTATACACAATTAATATCATAAACATTACAGTATGTTAGAAGGTGGTAAATGATAGTAATCTTAggaataaatacatagaaaattcaTGTGGGCCGgcgggtgggggcagggggatgTGGGTTGCAATACGAAATAGTGTGATTAGTAGCTGTGACCTGTGCTTCCGATTAAATACTTTAACGGTTACCCTGGGCCTGTTCCAGAAATTTACATGGCTTCTCTCTACACAAACTTCCCCAGGACACAGGCATAACCTTTGGGAAAATCCTGAACTAAGTGAGTCTAAGTTTTCAGCAAACAGAGGACACAGGGGGACTTGATACACAGATTAGCAACAGTGATCTCCCAGTGCTCACTAAATGCCACAAATGTCAAAGTGCTCtatacttattcattcatttcagcctcacaacaaccctatgaggtcaATACTATTACTGcgtccattttatagatgagctggAGAGTTAAGAAACCTGCCCAAATCACACAGGTACTGCACGGCCCCACCCTACCCCTTGGCCCTCACTTCTATACCCTGAGGCTACCTGCTCTCATACCTGCCACTAGGTCTGAGGGCTTGTTTTCTGGCTGTGAGAATTCTGAATCTTGCTGGGAGAGAAAATTCAGCCTGTGGCCCAGGGCAGGCTGGAAGCACCTGAAGGTTCATGCCCCAGAAGGAGCCCCCACCCAGTGACAAACTGGGAGTCTGCAGTGGGGATAATGCAGGTGAATGTTCGCCTAGCCTCCCAAGGCTCCCCAGTGGGCCTGAGCTCCAGCTGCCCTTAGTGGTAGCAGGCCTGATGATGCATCTGTTATTAGCTCCTCTCCCTTCCCATCCCATTCCTTGCAGCTCCCACACTGGGGATTCCTGGGATGGCCTGCCAAATATCCAATTTCCACTTGAATCTTTGCGTCAGGGTCTGCTCTGGAAGAAGCCAAACCAA comes from Macaca fascicularis isolate 582-1 chromosome 10, T2T-MFA8v1.1 and encodes:
- the RIMS4 gene encoding regulating synaptic membrane exocytosis protein 4 isoform X2, with the protein product MSAPSTKGDSRRLKGAIQRSTETGLAVEMPSRTLRQASHESIEDSMNSYGSEGNLNYGGVCLASDAQFSDFLGSMGPAQFVGRQTLATTPMGDVEIGLQERNGQLEVDIIQARGLTAKPGSKTLPAAYIKAYLLENGVCIAKKKTKVARKSLDPLYNQVLLFPESPQGKVLQVIVWGNYGRMERKQFMGVARVLLEELDLTTLAVGWYKLFPTSSMVDPATGPLLRQASQLSLESTVGPCGERS
- the RIMS4 gene encoding regulating synaptic membrane exocytosis protein 4 isoform X1 encodes the protein MERSQSRLSLSASFEALAIYFPCMNSFDDEDAGDSRRLKGAIQRSTETGLAVEMPSRTLRQASHESIEDSMNSYGSEGNLNYGGVCLASDAQFSDFLGSMGPAQFVGRQTLATTPMGDVEIGLQERNGQLEVDIIQARGLTAKPGSKTLPAAYIKAYLLENGVCIAKKKTKVARKSLDPLYNQVLLFPESPQGKVLQVIVWGNYGRMERKQFMGVARVLLEELDLTTLAVGWYKLFPTSSMVDPATGPLLRQASQLSLESTVGPCGERS